From the Carya illinoinensis cultivar Pawnee chromosome 4, C.illinoinensisPawnee_v1, whole genome shotgun sequence genome, one window contains:
- the LOC122306465 gene encoding MDIS1-interacting receptor like kinase 1-like, which yields MEFLRALYNSFKLEILDLSQNYFYGAISDDIHRISRLRELNLEGHNFIGTIPNDFGKLRNMTSLALFLNQLSREILDNIGRLLRLINLKLFNNNFSGSLRPKLGRYSLLEEFQVSTNKLTGGDLPERLAWNLSRLDMNKNRFSGKIPHGVSSLRNLLVLKARNNLFKGMIH from the exons ATGGAGTTCCTAAGAGCTCTCTACAACTCTTTCAAGCTGGAAATTCTTGACCTCTCACAAAACTACTTTTATGGTGCCATCTCCGATGACATTCATCGCATATCTCGACTTCGAGAGCTCAACCTCGAAGGCCACAACTTTATCG GGACAATTCCCAATGATTTTGGAAAGCTTAGAAATATGACGAGTCTAGCTTTGTTTCTCAATCAGTTATCTAGAGAAATTTTGGATAACATTGGTCGTCTTCTGAGGCTGATAAATCTCAAGTTATTTAACAATAACTTTTCAGGGAGTTTGCGTCCAAAACTTGGGAGGTATTCTTTGCTAGAAGAGTTTCAGGTTTCAACCAATAAGCTTACAGGAG GCGACCTTCCCGAAAGATTGGCATGGAATCTTTCACGATTGGATATGAATAAGAATAGGTTTTCGGGCAAAATTCCACATGGAGTGTCTTCCTTGAGGAATTTGTTGGTTCTCAAGGCTAGGAATAACCTCTTCAAAGGCATGATTCATTGA